A stretch of Mesorhizobium sp. M2A.F.Ca.ET.046.03.2.1 DNA encodes these proteins:
- a CDS encoding ABC transporter permease: MSGRADINAGGGWLGLYVLGYLVFLYLPVLLIPLFSFNNSIQAAFPLQGFTLEWYETLYGNPALSGALGNSLVIGVIAACGATLCGITVSYMDLYGRSPLAATISAIARLPILIPGVIVGISLLILVNLIGLGPSRVSIVLGHILVALPTTVVVMRSRFAAIPKTIREAALDLGASDWTTFRRVMLPLSAPAVLSAFMLSFLISFDEFIVVFFLAGTEPTLPLYIWSQLRFPRSLPTVMALGTAILTVSFIIAGTAEILRHRGLGAARRNPA, encoded by the coding sequence ATGAGCGGGCGGGCCGACATCAACGCAGGCGGCGGCTGGCTCGGCCTCTATGTGCTCGGCTATCTCGTCTTCCTCTATTTGCCCGTGCTTTTGATCCCGCTGTTTTCCTTCAACAACTCCATCCAGGCGGCGTTTCCGCTGCAGGGTTTCACGCTTGAATGGTATGAGACGCTCTACGGCAATCCGGCGCTGTCCGGCGCCTTGGGCAACAGCCTGGTCATCGGCGTCATCGCCGCCTGCGGGGCGACGCTCTGCGGCATCACCGTCTCCTATATGGACCTCTACGGCCGCTCCCCACTCGCCGCCACGATCAGCGCCATCGCCCGGCTGCCAATCCTGATCCCTGGCGTCATCGTCGGCATTTCGCTCTTGATTCTGGTCAACCTCATCGGCCTCGGCCCCTCGCGCGTCTCGATCGTGCTGGGCCACATCCTCGTCGCGCTGCCGACAACGGTGGTGGTGATGCGCAGCCGCTTCGCCGCCATCCCGAAGACGATCCGCGAAGCCGCGCTCGATCTCGGCGCTTCCGACTGGACGACGTTCCGGCGTGTCATGCTGCCGCTGAGCGCGCCCGCCGTGCTGTCGGCCTTCATGCTTTCTTTCCTGATTTCCTTCGACGAGTTCATCGTCGTCTTCTTCCTCGCCGGCACCGAGCCGACGCTGCCGCTCTACATCTGGAGCCAGCTGCGTTTCCCGCGCTCGCTGCCGACGGTGATGGCGCTGGGAACGGCGATCCTTACCGTGTCCTTCATCATCGCCGGAACCGCCGAAATCCTGCGCCATCGCGGCCTCGGCGCCGCGCGCCGCAATCCAGCCTGA
- a CDS encoding ABC transporter permease — protein sequence MSSTVVAARPLPENRISPVFRFAMLLPGGLVTFFLILFALGLVVFLAFRGNDGSLLGVGLTAENFLTVATDPLYWTVTLRSLVIAGLVTLATVVTAYPVAYYLAFHAGRRRNLLLFLVTLPFWTSYLLRVFAWKIVLAYNGVLNSAFIETGLWKEPTLAFLNTPAAVVVTLAHAYAPFAILPIYVALDTIPKSLLEAASDLGARPFTSFRRVVLPNSMPGVLAAALVVFVPTVGDYVTPAMVGGPASTMIGTLIQSQFGKANDWPFGAALSVCVMLVILCVVLVARGADRRFGSRT from the coding sequence ATGTCGTCGACCGTCGTTGCAGCACGGCCCTTGCCGGAAAACCGCATCTCGCCGGTCTTCCGCTTCGCCATGCTGCTGCCGGGCGGGCTGGTCACATTCTTCCTGATCCTCTTTGCGCTCGGCCTTGTGGTCTTCCTCGCCTTCAGGGGCAATGACGGCTCGCTGCTTGGGGTCGGCCTAACGGCGGAGAATTTCCTCACCGTCGCCACCGATCCGCTCTACTGGACGGTGACGCTGCGCTCGCTGGTCATTGCCGGCCTGGTCACGCTTGCGACGGTCGTTACCGCCTATCCGGTCGCCTATTACCTCGCCTTCCATGCCGGCCGCCGCCGCAACCTTTTGCTTTTCCTCGTCACCCTGCCGTTCTGGACCAGCTACCTCTTGCGCGTCTTCGCCTGGAAGATCGTGCTCGCCTATAACGGCGTGCTGAATTCCGCCTTCATCGAGACCGGCCTCTGGAAGGAGCCGACGCTGGCTTTCCTCAACACGCCGGCCGCGGTGGTGGTCACGCTCGCCCATGCCTACGCCCCCTTCGCCATCCTGCCGATCTATGTGGCGCTCGACACGATCCCGAAATCGCTGCTCGAAGCCGCCTCCGATCTCGGCGCGCGGCCCTTCACCAGCTTCCGCCGCGTCGTGCTGCCCAATTCCATGCCGGGCGTGCTGGCCGCCGCGCTCGTCGTCTTCGTGCCGACGGTCGGCGACTATGTCACGCCGGCCATGGTCGGCGGTCCAGCCAGCACCATGATCGGCACGCTGATCCAGTCGCAGTTCGGCAAGGCCAATGACTGGCCGTTCGGCGCCGCGCTCTCTGTCTGCGTCATGCTGGTGATCCTGTGCGTGGTGCTCGTCGCGCGCGGCGCCGACCGCAGGTTCGGCAGCCGCACATGA
- a CDS encoding FAD-dependent oxidoreductase, whose translation MPAAFFDPVWRKPQTAPAFRSELSSGGTFDAIIVGGGIMGLSTALHAARAGLSVQVLDAGAIGQGASGLNGGQVIPGLKYDPEWLIEHFGKERGEALVAFAASTADAVFDVIRDEKLAVPFTRNGWIQAAHTETALKAAANRDRQWRSRGADVKLLDQAEIAAMTGARGYLGGWLDRRAGIIDPLSYTLELARVASAAGAGIAEQQRVVKLAKEAGVWRVSTQGGAELRGRSVVLAINAYTDGLLPGLAQTIVPLHSFQIATAPLPAELAAGILPGGQAVSDSRRILVYYRRSPDGRMVLGGRGRMARPSSAADWAHLERALTRLYPALAGIAIEKRWFGRVALTPDHLPHLHEPEKGLLAVVGCQGRGVGLMSALGKRMANYLASGDARQLPFPLSPIRPIPFHAFRQIGVAAAIAWYRMLDAFER comes from the coding sequence TTGCCCGCAGCCTTCTTCGATCCGGTCTGGCGGAAACCCCAAACGGCGCCGGCCTTCCGGTCCGAACTGTCATCCGGCGGCACGTTCGACGCGATCATTGTCGGCGGCGGCATCATGGGCCTGTCGACCGCGCTGCATGCGGCGCGGGCCGGCCTTTCCGTTCAGGTGCTGGATGCTGGTGCGATCGGGCAGGGCGCTTCCGGTCTCAATGGCGGCCAGGTCATTCCCGGCCTCAAATACGATCCGGAATGGCTGATTGAACATTTCGGCAAGGAGCGTGGTGAAGCCCTGGTCGCGTTCGCCGCCTCGACGGCCGATGCCGTGTTCGACGTGATCCGCGACGAGAAGCTGGCAGTGCCGTTTACGCGCAATGGCTGGATCCAGGCGGCGCACACCGAGACAGCGCTGAAGGCCGCCGCCAACCGCGACCGCCAATGGCGCTCGCGCGGCGCCGACGTCAAGCTGCTCGACCAGGCCGAGATCGCGGCGATGACCGGCGCCAGGGGCTATCTCGGCGGCTGGCTCGACCGCCGCGCTGGAATCATCGATCCGCTGTCCTATACGCTCGAACTGGCCCGCGTCGCTTCGGCCGCCGGCGCCGGCATCGCCGAGCAGCAGCGAGTGGTGAAGCTCGCCAAGGAGGCCGGCGTCTGGCGGGTCTCGACGCAAGGCGGCGCCGAGTTGCGGGGCAGATCGGTCGTACTTGCCATCAATGCCTATACGGATGGCCTGCTGCCCGGGCTTGCCCAGACCATCGTGCCGCTGCATTCCTTCCAGATCGCCACCGCGCCGCTACCGGCGGAGCTTGCCGCCGGCATCCTGCCTGGCGGGCAGGCCGTTTCCGATTCCCGTCGCATCCTGGTCTACTACCGCCGGAGTCCCGATGGCCGCATGGTGCTGGGCGGCCGCGGCCGCATGGCGCGGCCCTCAAGCGCCGCGGACTGGGCGCATCTCGAACGCGCGCTCACCCGCCTCTATCCGGCGCTTGCCGGCATCGCCATCGAGAAGCGCTGGTTCGGCCGAGTGGCGCTGACGCCGGATCACCTGCCGCATCTGCATGAACCGGAAAAGGGCCTGCTTGCCGTCGTCGGCTGCCAGGGCAGGGGCGTCGGCCTGATGAGCGCGCTCGGCAAGCGCATGGCGAACTACCTCGCCAGCGGCGATGCCAGGCAATTGCCCTTCCCGCTGTCGCCGATCCGGCCGATCCCGTTCCACGCCTTTCGGCAGATCGGCGTTGCCGCGGCAATTGCCTGGTATCGCATGCTCGATGCCTTTGAGCGCTGA
- a CDS encoding fumarylacetoacetate hydrolase family protein, with amino-acid sequence MTDPTRLPAEGLFVGRARTSAASHPLVVTARDGEVIDITSSAAPTVRDLCELKDPADYLRSAKGKAIGVLADIAANSFEAKRDAAKPILLSPVDLQAIKASGVTFVVSLLERVIEEQARGSAEKADAIRADIASLIGHDLSKLKPGSPEAMEIKAKLISRGAWSQYLEVGIGPDAEIFTKCQPMASVGFGADVGLHPVSTWNNPEPEIAMIADSSGRIVGATLGNDVNLRDVEGRSALLLGKAKDNNASASLGPFIRLFDETFSIADVKRATVRLSVEGEDGFSLEGASSMAEISRSPEELVKAAMGPHHQYPDGLALYLGTMFVPSKDRGEKGKGFTHKVGDIVTISSEKLGALTNRVRLSPDCPHWTYGASHLMRDLAKANLL; translated from the coding sequence ATGACCGATCCGACCCGCCTGCCTGCCGAAGGACTTTTCGTCGGCCGCGCCAGAACCAGCGCCGCTTCTCATCCGCTGGTGGTGACGGCACGGGACGGCGAAGTGATCGACATCACCTCGAGCGCGGCGCCGACGGTGCGCGATCTTTGCGAGTTGAAGGATCCCGCCGACTACCTGCGCTCAGCCAAGGGTAAGGCGATCGGCGTGCTCGCCGACATCGCGGCAAACAGCTTCGAGGCCAAGCGCGACGCCGCGAAGCCCATCCTGCTTTCGCCCGTCGATCTGCAGGCGATCAAAGCCTCCGGCGTCACCTTCGTGGTCAGCCTGCTCGAGCGCGTCATCGAGGAGCAGGCGCGCGGCTCGGCGGAAAAGGCCGACGCCATCCGCGCCGACATCGCCAGCCTGATTGGCCATGACTTGTCGAAGCTCAAGCCCGGTTCGCCGGAAGCGATGGAAATCAAGGCCAAGCTGATCTCGCGCGGGGCCTGGTCGCAATATCTGGAGGTGGGTATCGGCCCGGACGCCGAAATCTTCACCAAATGCCAGCCGATGGCGTCCGTCGGCTTCGGCGCCGATGTCGGCCTGCACCCCGTCTCCACCTGGAACAATCCCGAGCCGGAGATCGCCATGATAGCCGACAGCTCGGGTCGCATCGTCGGCGCCACGCTTGGCAACGACGTCAACCTGCGCGATGTCGAGGGGCGCTCGGCGCTGCTGCTCGGCAAGGCCAAGGACAACAATGCTTCCGCCTCGCTCGGACCGTTCATCCGGCTGTTCGACGAGACCTTCTCGATCGCCGACGTCAAGCGCGCCACGGTGCGACTCAGCGTCGAGGGCGAGGACGGCTTCTCGCTGGAAGGCGCCAGCTCGATGGCCGAAATCAGCCGTTCGCCGGAAGAACTGGTCAAGGCGGCGATGGGGCCGCATCACCAGTATCCGGACGGGCTGGCGCTTTATCTCGGCACCATGTTCGTGCCGTCGAAGGATCGCGGCGAGAAGGGCAAGGGCTTCACCCACAAGGTCGGCGATATCGTCACCATCTCGTCGGAAAAGCTCGGCGCTCTCACCAACCGCGTGCGCCTGTCGCCGGACTGTCCGCATTGGACTTATGGCGCCAGCCATCTGATGCGCGACCTGGCGAAGGCCAATCTTCTCTAG
- a CDS encoding substrate-binding domain-containing protein codes for MLSRLRLLVLGLIALIAIPAMAEAKTFYWISHGGPADPVWTYFLAGAKQWASDTGNKVNTSFHNGDVASQQEAIRAAISAKADGIVTTSPDPGSLIELAKEARAANIPIINFNTPDPKANFNAYVGGDNVTFGKHWAQYLVDKGLVKKGDFVWMPVEVPGATYGVQEEEGIKSVFEPLGITYEITEATLDQAEVISRMADYLTAHKGKVKAIIGLGDLVTGSIKRVFDQVGVKAGEIPVVGWGNSLDTTQEVLNGYVNAAQWQDPQATSYVALSLANMAASGIPPGFNVITGALYEKDTAGVYDKILSGK; via the coding sequence ATGCTTTCGCGGCTAAGACTGCTCGTGCTTGGCTTGATCGCGCTCATCGCCATTCCGGCGATGGCTGAGGCCAAGACGTTCTACTGGATTTCACATGGCGGCCCGGCCGACCCGGTCTGGACCTATTTCCTGGCCGGCGCCAAGCAATGGGCAAGCGACACCGGCAATAAGGTCAACACGTCGTTCCACAATGGCGACGTTGCCTCGCAGCAGGAGGCGATCCGCGCCGCCATCTCGGCCAAGGCCGACGGCATCGTCACCACCAGCCCCGATCCGGGCAGCCTGATCGAGCTCGCCAAGGAAGCGCGCGCGGCCAACATCCCGATCATCAACTTCAACACACCCGACCCGAAAGCCAACTTCAACGCCTATGTCGGCGGCGACAACGTCACCTTCGGCAAGCACTGGGCGCAATACCTGGTCGACAAGGGCCTTGTGAAGAAAGGCGACTTCGTCTGGATGCCGGTCGAGGTTCCCGGCGCCACCTATGGCGTGCAGGAAGAGGAAGGCATCAAGAGCGTCTTCGAGCCGCTCGGCATCACCTATGAAATCACCGAGGCCACGCTCGACCAGGCCGAAGTGATCAGCCGCATGGCCGACTATCTCACCGCGCACAAGGGCAAGGTGAAGGCGATCATCGGCCTCGGCGACCTCGTCACCGGCTCGATCAAGCGGGTGTTCGACCAGGTCGGCGTCAAGGCGGGCGAGATCCCGGTCGTTGGCTGGGGCAATTCGCTCGACACCACGCAGGAAGTGCTGAACGGCTATGTCAACGCCGCGCAGTGGCAGGACCCGCAGGCGACCAGCTATGTGGCGCTGTCGCTCGCCAACATGGCCGCCAGCGGCATCCCCCCGGGCTTCAATGTCATCACCGGCGCGCTCTACGAGAAGGACACCGCCGGCGTCTACGACAAGATCCTGTCCGGCAAATAA
- a CDS encoding ABC transporter permease yields MENHSFVQRLIGRSEFGPLVLLVVELVVFWAINPDFLSPQNISNILAFTVELGLIALAMTLLMTSGEFDLSVGSLFGFSPVLMWTLFNSGVTSLEVGLLIALIVAALIGLVNGWFVTQLKIPSFLVTLGMLLVVRGTALFVTDGFPQRTWSAEGSWLADILVGDFYVGPFRIYASLFWFIGAAIILGYVLTQSRTGNWIQAAGGNPNAARARGVNVNRVKVGLFVLSAVMASLAGVISSLRTSAANPNSGTGYELEVIAMVVIGGTALTGGRGTIIGTVLGILILRVMRNGIVLIGVPGLAYNIFIGAIILGMMALHSWLERRHQAGT; encoded by the coding sequence GTGGAAAATCATTCCTTCGTCCAGCGCCTGATCGGCAGGTCAGAATTCGGCCCCCTTGTCCTGCTCGTCGTCGAGTTGGTCGTGTTCTGGGCCATCAATCCGGACTTCCTCTCGCCGCAGAACATCTCCAACATCCTGGCCTTCACCGTCGAGCTCGGCCTGATCGCGCTGGCGATGACGCTGTTGATGACATCGGGTGAATTCGACCTTTCCGTCGGCTCGCTGTTCGGCTTCTCGCCAGTGCTGATGTGGACGCTGTTCAACAGCGGCGTCACCTCGCTGGAGGTGGGCCTGCTGATCGCGCTAATCGTTGCCGCGCTGATCGGGCTGGTCAATGGCTGGTTCGTCACCCAGCTCAAGATCCCGTCCTTCCTGGTCACGCTCGGAATGCTGCTGGTCGTGCGCGGCACGGCGCTCTTCGTCACCGACGGCTTCCCGCAGCGGACCTGGAGCGCCGAAGGCAGCTGGCTGGCCGATATCCTCGTCGGCGACTTCTATGTCGGGCCGTTCCGCATCTACGCCTCGCTTTTCTGGTTCATCGGCGCCGCGATCATCCTTGGCTATGTGCTGACGCAGAGCCGGACCGGCAACTGGATCCAGGCCGCCGGCGGCAATCCCAATGCGGCGCGCGCCCGCGGCGTCAACGTCAACCGCGTCAAGGTCGGTCTGTTCGTCCTGTCGGCGGTGATGGCTTCGCTGGCCGGCGTGATCTCGTCGCTGCGCACCTCCGCGGCCAACCCCAACAGCGGCACCGGCTATGAGCTCGAGGTTATCGCCATGGTGGTGATCGGCGGCACGGCGCTGACGGGGGGACGCGGCACCATCATCGGCACGGTGCTCGGCATCCTGATCCTGCGCGTCATGCGCAACGGCATCGTGCTGATCGGGGTGCCGGGGCTTGCCTACAACATCTTCATCGGCGCGATCATCCTCGGCATGATGGCGCTGCATTCGTGGCTCGAACGCCGGCACCAGGCAGGGACTTAA
- a CDS encoding ATP-binding cassette domain-containing protein: MAEPLIRMANIRKSYGRVQALVDANFHVNEKEIVGLLGDNGAGKSTLIKVLSGAVPLTSGDIFVRGKKVNFRSTSDAIAEGIETIYQDSALVTQLSIARNLFLGREPIKPPRFLNRMDQEAMNAVARDLLRQVGITKNIPPTTPIGSLSGGERQAVAIARAMHFDSDLIILDEPTNNLGVAETQGVLSFVRSARDSGHSCIFIAHNIHHVFQVVDRIVVMRRGKVVADDIDPKKTTVAEVERVITGMSDKEIRDAITDGRESHG; this comes from the coding sequence ATGGCCGAGCCTCTGATCCGCATGGCAAACATCCGCAAGTCCTACGGGCGCGTGCAGGCGCTGGTGGACGCCAATTTCCACGTCAACGAAAAGGAGATCGTCGGCCTGCTCGGCGACAACGGCGCCGGCAAGTCGACATTGATCAAGGTGCTGTCGGGCGCCGTGCCGCTGACCAGCGGCGACATCTTCGTCCGCGGCAAGAAGGTCAATTTCCGCAGCACCAGCGACGCAATCGCTGAGGGCATCGAGACGATCTACCAGGACTCGGCGCTGGTCACGCAGCTGTCGATCGCGCGCAACCTGTTCCTCGGCCGCGAGCCGATCAAGCCGCCGCGCTTCCTGAACCGCATGGACCAGGAGGCGATGAACGCGGTGGCGCGCGACCTTCTGCGGCAAGTCGGCATCACCAAGAACATCCCGCCGACGACGCCGATCGGCTCGCTGTCGGGCGGCGAGCGGCAGGCGGTCGCAATCGCGCGCGCCATGCATTTCGACAGTGATCTCATCATCCTCGACGAGCCGACCAACAATCTCGGCGTCGCCGAGACGCAAGGTGTCTTGAGCTTCGTGCGCAGCGCCCGCGACTCCGGTCATTCCTGCATCTTCATCGCGCATAACATCCACCACGTCTTCCAGGTGGTCGACCGCATCGTGGTGATGCGCCGGGGCAAGGTGGTGGCCGACGACATCGATCCGAAGAAGACGACGGTGGCCGAGGTCGAGCGCGTCATCACCGGCATGTCGGACAAGGAAATCCGGGATGCGATCACCGACGGCCGGGAATCGCATGGCTGA
- a CDS encoding LacI family DNA-binding transcriptional regulator: protein MKATVADIARSCGLSTATVDRVLNNRPGASAANRQRVMEAAKQLGYLPTLDQVVLPSKPAHLEFFLPIGSNAFMADLAHHIEDYAARLPLVASCRIHNLAGISPSALQSAVENLSLKANGVGVIAVDHPRTRNILRELVEAGIRLVTLVSDVPAAPRSAYVGIDNRVAGRTAALLMGRFLGGRTGHLAMMVGSRSYRGHEEREMGFRSVLSEEFPNLTVSSAVEINDEPDASYRATIKALHDEPDLLGIYCVGGGRSGVARALLEAKPRRKPVFICHDLTKETRRYLVDDLADVVIDQNARLIAEQSVIRLLGSIASSAPYLTKKFIEPRLIFKENVPVQ from the coding sequence ATGAAAGCCACCGTAGCCGACATCGCCAGGAGCTGCGGCCTGTCGACCGCGACCGTCGACAGGGTGCTGAACAACCGTCCGGGCGCAAGTGCCGCCAACCGGCAGCGCGTGATGGAAGCGGCCAAGCAGCTCGGCTATCTGCCGACACTCGACCAGGTCGTGCTGCCCTCGAAGCCGGCGCATCTCGAATTCTTCCTGCCGATCGGGTCCAACGCCTTCATGGCCGATCTTGCCCATCACATCGAGGACTATGCGGCGCGCCTGCCCCTGGTCGCGTCGTGCCGCATCCACAATCTTGCCGGCATTTCGCCCAGCGCGCTGCAGAGCGCTGTGGAGAATCTGTCGCTCAAGGCCAATGGCGTCGGCGTCATCGCCGTCGATCACCCGCGCACGCGCAACATCTTGCGCGAGCTGGTCGAGGCGGGAATCAGGCTGGTCACGCTGGTCTCAGACGTGCCAGCGGCGCCCCGCTCGGCCTATGTCGGCATCGACAACCGCGTGGCGGGCCGCACAGCGGCGCTGCTGATGGGGCGCTTCCTCGGCGGCCGCACCGGGCATCTGGCGATGATGGTCGGCTCGCGCTCCTATCGCGGCCATGAAGAGCGCGAGATGGGCTTCCGCTCGGTGCTGAGCGAGGAGTTCCCCAATCTCACCGTGTCCAGCGCCGTCGAGATCAACGACGAGCCAGACGCCAGCTACCGCGCCACCATCAAGGCGCTGCACGACGAACCGGATCTGCTCGGCATCTACTGCGTCGGCGGCGGACGCTCCGGCGTCGCCAGGGCGTTGCTGGAAGCCAAGCCGCGCAGGAAGCCGGTCTTCATCTGCCACGACCTGACCAAGGAGACACGGCGCTATCTCGTCGATGACCTCGCCGATGTCGTCATCGACCAGAATGCGCGGCTGATCGCCGAACAGTCGGTGATCCGCCTGCTCGGCTCGATCGCCTCCTCGGCGCCCTACCTGACCAAGAAATTCATCGAGCCGCGGCTGATCTTCAAGGAAAACGTGCCGGTGCAGTAG
- a CDS encoding IS5 family transposase: MVDRVLGQLSLADGLVWSDVTELDQISRVIDWVPIKALLGQRSGPGRGNISYPAEALLRCLLLGVWNNLSDPSLEAQLRDRLSFRRFAGFSLSDPTPDHSTLWRFREELKCDGLIDRVFYEITRQLEQKGLIVKRGTLIDASFMQAAARPPAKPKKGEEATARPSADGEARWGRKGNKTVFGYKVHNGVDDAHTLIRRMDFTDVSVTDTEPADGLIIGDEKAAYGDQAYYTHARHARLKQAGIKDRLMHRANKHHPLTPRQKQRNRLISKVRAAVERPFAVFKQRYGMRRLRFFNLATNRTQCMLAGCGYNLQRAAAVLFPKRKPA; the protein is encoded by the coding sequence ATGGTCGATCGCGTGCTTGGACAACTGAGCCTTGCGGATGGGCTGGTGTGGTCGGATGTGACGGAGCTTGACCAGATCTCGCGAGTGATCGACTGGGTGCCGATCAAGGCGCTTCTTGGTCAGCGCAGCGGACCAGGACGGGGCAATATTAGCTATCCGGCCGAGGCCTTGCTGCGCTGTCTGCTGCTTGGCGTGTGGAACAATCTCAGCGATCCTTCGCTGGAGGCACAACTGCGCGACCGGCTGTCGTTCCGCCGCTTTGCCGGTTTCAGCCTGTCGGACCCCACGCCGGACCATTCGACGTTGTGGCGTTTCCGCGAGGAGCTGAAGTGCGATGGGCTGATCGACCGGGTGTTTTATGAGATCACGCGGCAGCTTGAGCAGAAGGGGCTGATCGTCAAGCGCGGCACGTTGATTGATGCCTCCTTCATGCAGGCCGCCGCGCGCCCGCCGGCGAAGCCGAAGAAGGGTGAGGAGGCGACGGCGCGGCCATCGGCTGATGGCGAGGCACGTTGGGGACGCAAGGGCAACAAGACCGTGTTCGGCTATAAGGTGCACAACGGCGTCGACGATGCTCATACGCTGATCCGGCGCATGGACTTCACGGATGTATCGGTCACCGATACCGAGCCGGCCGACGGCCTGATCATCGGGGACGAGAAGGCGGCCTATGGCGACCAAGCCTACTACACCCATGCCCGCCATGCCCGGCTGAAGCAGGCCGGCATCAAGGACCGGCTGATGCACAGAGCCAACAAGCACCATCCGCTGACGCCGCGTCAGAAGCAGCGCAACCGGCTGATCTCGAAGGTGCGGGCGGCAGTGGAGCGGCCGTTTGCAGTGTTCAAACAGCGCTACGGCATGCGGCGACTGCGCTTCTTCAACCTTGCCACCAACAGGACGCAGTGCATGCTTGCCGGCTGCGGCTACAATCTGCAGCGAGCGGCCGCAGTCCTTTTCCCGAAGAGGAAGCCGGCATGA
- a CDS encoding TetR/AcrR family transcriptional regulator, translated as MSDGVAERSRPRDRILETAQDMFHKHGIKGVGVDAITEAAGTNKMTLYRHFESKDELVVECLRATAAKASRIWDEFEAQHPGDKLAQLHAWVQKASELLSADSRGCDMANAAVELTEADHPARRVIKELKEAQREKLVALCRDAGIGQAELLADTLSLLLEGARVSMQSVGAEGPSAQFVRMAESLIASFRAR; from the coding sequence ATGAGTGACGGCGTCGCGGAGCGTTCCCGTCCCCGGGATCGGATCCTGGAGACGGCGCAGGACATGTTCCACAAGCACGGCATCAAGGGCGTTGGCGTCGACGCCATCACCGAGGCTGCCGGCACCAACAAGATGACGCTTTACCGCCATTTCGAGTCCAAGGACGAGCTGGTCGTTGAATGCCTGCGCGCCACGGCGGCGAAGGCTTCAAGGATCTGGGACGAGTTCGAGGCCCAGCATCCCGGCGACAAGCTCGCCCAGTTGCATGCCTGGGTCCAGAAGGCTTCGGAACTGCTCAGCGCCGACAGCCGCGGCTGCGACATGGCCAATGCCGCCGTCGAGCTCACCGAGGCCGACCACCCGGCCAGGCGCGTCATCAAGGAACTGAAGGAAGCCCAGCGCGAGAAGCTGGTAGCGCTTTGCCGCGATGCCGGCATCGGCCAGGCCGAACTGCTTGCCGACACGCTGTCGCTGCTGCTCGAAGGCGCCCGCGTCTCGATGCAGAGCGTCGGCGCCGAAGGCCCGAGCGCGCAATTCGTGCGCATGGCCGAAAGCCTGATCGCTTCATTCCGGGCGCGCTGA